The following are encoded together in the Limanda limanda chromosome 12, fLimLim1.1, whole genome shotgun sequence genome:
- the dkc1 gene encoding H/ACA ribonucleoprotein complex subunit DKC1 has translation MADPEASVKKKKVKKMSEDEIGEIQQSGDFLIQPESKVASLDTSQWPLLLKNFDKLNVRTAHYTPLPCGSNPLKRSIQDYIRSGFINLDKPANPSSHEVVAWIRRILRVEKTGHSGTLDPKVTGCLIVCVDRATRLVKSQQSAGKEYVGIVRLHNAIESEHTLARAIETLTGALFQRPPLIAAVKRQLRVRTIYESKLIEYDPERRLGIFWVSCEAGTYIRTLCVHLGLLLGVGGQMQELRRVRSGVMGEKDHLVTMHDVLDAQWQFDHNKDESYLRRVVFPLEKLLVSLKRLVMKDSSVNAICYGAKIMLPGVLRYEDGIEVNQDIVVITTKGEAICTAVALMTTAVISTCDHGVVAKIKRVIMERDTYPRKWGLGPKASQKKMMIQKGLLDKHGKANGSTPQDWKKQYVDFSAKVGQEEESSDATAKRKREATDSDGETTAAAQPAEEVKKEKKKKKKEKRIKLEEAGSAEEGAGLDETGAELITEVVAVEGVKKKKKKKQKEDASE, from the exons ATGGCGGACCCAGAGG cgtcagtgaagaagaagaaggtgaagaagatgaGCGAAGATGAAATTGGG GAAATCCAACAGAGCGGAGACTTCCTCATCCAGCCGGAGAGCAAGGTGGCGTCTCTGGACACGTCCCAGTGGCCCCTGCTGCTGAAG AACTTTGACAAACTGAATGTCCGTACAGCTCATTACACGCCGCTGCCGTGTGGTAGCAACCCGCTGAAGAGGAGCATCCAGGACTACATCAG gtCCGGCTTCATTAACTTGGACAAACCTGCAAACCCCTCCTCTCACGAGGTGGTGGCGTGGATCCGGAGGATCCTGCGGGTGGAGAAGACGGGTCACAGCGGGACGCTCGACCCGAAGGTCACGGGCTGTCTCATCGTGTGTGTAGACCGAGCCACGCGATTGGTCAAATCTCAGCAGAGCGCCG gtaaAGAGTATGTGGGAATCGTTCGGCTGCACAATGCGATAGAGAGCGAACACACTCTGGCTCGG GCGATCGAGACGCTGACCGGCGCCTTGTTCCAGCGCCCGCCGCTCATCGCTGCCGTGAAGCGTCAGCTGAGAGTCCGAACCATCTACGAGAGCAAACTGATCGAGTACGACCCGGAGAGGAGGCTGG GTATCTTCTGGGTGAGCTGTGAAGCAGGAACCTACATCCGGACTCTGTGTGTCCACCTGGGTCTGCTGCTGGGGGTCGGAGGTCAGATGCAGGAACTGAGGAGGGTCCGCTCCGGGGTCATGGGAGAGAAG GACCACCTGGTGACCATGCACGACGTGCTGGACGCTCAGTGGCAGTTCGACCACAACAAGGACGAGTCGTACCTGAGGAGAGTCGTGTTCCCgctggagaagctgctggtgTCCCTCAAGCGTCTGGTGATGAAGGACAGCTCC GTGAACGCTATCTGCTATGGAGCTAAGATCATGCTGCCCGGCGTGCTCCGGTACGAGGACGGCATCGAGGTGAACCAGGACATCGTCGTGATAACAACCAAGGGAGAGGCCATctgcacag CGGTTGCTCTGATGACGACGGCGGTGATCTCCACATGTGATCACGGCGTGGTGGCAAAGATCAAGAGGGTGATCATGGAGAGAGACACGTATCCTCGGAAGTGGGGACTCGGACCAAAG GCGAGtcagaagaagatgatgattcAGAAAGGACTTCTCGATAAACACGGGAAGGCAAACGGCAGCACGCCGCAGGACTGGAAGAAGCAGTACGTGGACTTCAG CGCCAAAGTTGGTCAAGAGGAGGAGTCAAGTGATGCCACAGCAAAG aggaagagggaggcgACCGACAGCGACGGAGAGACGACAGCAGCAGCGCAGCCTGCCGAGGAagtaaagaaagagaagaagaagaagaagaaagagaagaggattAAACTGGAGGAGGCGGGCTCTGCAGAAGAGGGGGCGGGTCTTGATGAGACGGGGGCGGAGCTCATTACCGAg GTTGTTGCTGTTGAAggcgtgaagaagaagaagaagaagaaacagaaagaagacGCATCAGAGTAA